The DNA segment TATAACTACTTGCGCGTAATGCGCTTGAAGGTTTCAATACATTCTGTTGCATTGGGTATGGCTGTCGGTGTGTTTACGGGCTGTTTGCCTGTACTTCCATTTCAAACTGTTGTGGCTCTTACGCTTGCCTTTATATTACGATGCAGCAAGGTTGCAGCGGCAGCAGGAACATGGGTTTCCAACCCGTTGAACTGGGTGCCTTTTTATACTGCATGTTTTATTATCGGAAACTGGCTCATTCCTATTGATGTAACTTTTGACCCTCATCATATGGAGTTGAAAGAGTTAGTTGAGCAAGGGTGGGGTATTGTCGTTGTTATGATGACCGGTGGACTGGTTATGGCAATTCCATGTTCTGTACTGTCATACTTTATTACGTTCAGAGCCGTTACCCGTTTTCGTAAACGCCGCATGATACGCCTTATAAATCAGTATAAGCGTAGGCATGGAGAGCAAAGCACTCATGATAAAACTTTGGACAGCTGAAGAACAAGCTGGTTTTGGGCAAAAACTGGCTGCCTGTCGTAGGGCTGTTCTCTTTTTTGACTATGATGGTACATTGGCACCGATAGTCCCTGATAGAGATAATGCGCTTCCTTTTCCAGGGGTCCGCGAAGCTTTTGAACGACTTTTAGCCATCAAGCACTGCCGTACTGTGCTTGTAAGTGGGCGCAGGGTAATGGAGATTCAGCCATTGCTGCAAAGTCGGTTGCCGTTTGAGGCTTGGGGTTCTCATGGTTGCGAACGTCTGCGAGTAAATGGTCAACTTGATACTATTTCGATTTCAGATGCTGCACAGGAAGGCCTGCAGCTTGCAGCAGCGAAAATATCGGGTCTGCTGGGTGAACAAGCTATTGAGCGAAAGCCGAACTGTGTTGCAGCGCATGTGAGCAACATTAATGCAGAGCTTATGCCGCAGTATCTTATGGAAATAGAAGAATTGTGGGAGCCTGTTGCGGAAGAGTTCGGTTTAGAACTTCTGGACTTTCATGAAGGAATGGAAATGCGTGTTCCGGGAATTAATAAATCCCGTGTTGTTACTTCTGTTCTTTCGGAAGAGCCAAAAGATGCTGTAACTGCTTATCTAGGCGACGATATTACAGATGAAGATGCCTTCCGTGTTTTGGATGAACAAAGTCATACTATCTTAATAGGACGGGAAAAGCGTCCTTCTGCGGCACAATGGTTGTTACCTATGCAACCGGATGGTAGGCATATTATTGATTTTTTGCATGCAACTGCATCTGCTCTTTTGTAGCAACTGTAATATTTTGCCCCGAACTGTATTTTACAGTTCGGGGCTTTTCTTTTGCCTTTTCTGTTAACTCTCATTGTTTCGTTTCGGCAAACTGGTAATCTACTATGCTTGAAGTACAGTAAAGGAGTTCTCATGCCTAACGGGTTAGAAGACGACCAAGGCCTCATAGTAGTTTCTAATAGATTACCAGTATCATTGGAGTGTTCCGGTGGAACATGCCATTCTTCTCCAGTCTCCGGTGGGTTAGTCACTGCACTATCTCCAGTGCTGAGAGAGAATAATGGTACTTGGATTGGATGGGCGGGGGCGCCTGATGTGGAAGGTGTTGAATCGGCATTGCGGTTATTTTCTGAAGAAACAGGGTACAACCTTCTTCAGGTTGGTTTGACGGCAGAACAGATTCAGGATTTTTACTTTGGCTTCACTAACCAGATTCTTTGGCCCCTATTCCATGCATCACAGTTTGAGTGCAATTTTAATCCTGATTATTGGCGAACTTATTTGGATGTAAATGCGCTGTTTGCTTTTCGCACTATAGAGAGTGGCGAAGCCGATGACTATATCTGGGTGCATGATTATCATTTGATGCATGTGGCTAAGTACATGCGTGAAGCTGGAGACTGTAGGCGTACAGGTTTTTTCCTTCATATACCGTTTCCATCAGTTGATTGTTTTAAACGTCTACCGTGGCGCACCGAGCTTTTGCAGGCGCTTCTTGAGTACGATCAAATTGGTTTTCAGACTTTACATGACAGGCGTAATTTTCTTCAGGCTATTTCCTCCTTGGTGCCGAATGTGCGGGTATTCGGTCGCGGGCAGGTTGTGTATGCCACTGTCGGTTCCCGTACCGTTAAAGTCGGTACTTTTCCTATAAGTATTGATTACAAGAAGTTTAATGAGACGGCCCGTTCTTCTGTTGTCCGTAAGCATTCTCAACAGGTGCATAAGGCGTTGCCGTATCCGAAGATAATTCTGGGTGTAGATCGTCTTGATTATACAAAAGGAATTCCAAAGCGCCTTATGGCAATGCACAGGCTGTTAACAATGTATCCGGAATTGCAAGGTAATGTGAGCTTGCTTCAGGTTGTTGTGCCGAGTCGAGCAACGATTCCAATGTATGCACGGTTGAAAAAAGAAATAGAATGTATGGTAGGGCAGATTAACGGTGAGTTTTCTGTTCCGGGGTATGTTCCGATTCATTACCAGTACCGAAATTTGACGTTTGATGAACTGCTTGCGTATTACCGCGCAAGCAGTGTGGCTCTTGTTACTCCGCTTCGAGACGGTATGAACCTTGTTGCAAAGGAATATTGTGCCGCTAATGTTGAGCGAAACGGTGTGCTAGTGCTTAGTGAGTTTGCTGGTGCCGCGGCGCAGCTTCGAAATGGGGCTATACTGGTTAATCCTTTTGATGTAGAAGGTGTTGCCTCTGCTATTCATCAGGCATATACGATGGATAAAAAAGAGCGCTTGAAACGGATGGATAGGATGCGGGAATCAATCCGCAAAAACGACATTTATAAATGGGTGGATAGCTTTTTTGCTTCTGCTTTAGCAAAGTAGTCCGCCTGTCTGGATATACACACATGGCATTGGATATTAAGCAAGGACCTCGCGCAAAAAAGAGTCTCGGACAGAACTTTTTGCAGGATAAAAATACGGCTAACCGTATTGTAGATGCACTTCATATAGAACCGGAAGATTATGTTATTGAAATTGGTCCCGGTCCCGGTGCGTTGACTCACCTTATTCATGAACGCAAGCCCGCATGGTTCACTATTCTTGAAAAAGATAACCACTGGGCGCACGAACATAAGCGCCAGCCTCCTGCAGGGGACCCTGAATTGCAGGTTGTGCTTACTGATGCCTTGCTGTTTCCGTGGGAGAATTTGACTTCTGAAAAGCCATGGAAAGTTATTGGCAATCTTCCATACAATGTTGCGTCTCCCCTTATGTGGGATATTTTGAGCAAGGCAAGCGGGCTGCAGCGTGCTGTTTTTATGATTCAGAAAGAGGTGGGGGACAGGATTATTGCTGCTCCATCTTCTAAACAGTATGGTGCGCTGTCTGTTTGGTTGCAAAGTTTTTGTAAACCTAGGCGTGAGTTTATAGTGCCTCCGGGAGTATTCATTCCTCGTCCTAAGGTGGATTCTGCAGTGCTGAGTTTTGTGCCGACTCCTGCCGAAGAACGTGATTTTGACCCTAACGCACTTTCATGGTTACTAAAGGTCACTTTTCAACAGCGTCGAAAGCAATTGCAGAAAATTCTAAAAGGTTGCGTTGCCTCCGGTGCTGAAGAAGCACTTGAAAAGGCTGGCGTGCAAGGAACTGCAAGGCCTGAGACGCTTACCACCCGTCAGTTCCAAGTATTGGCTGATGCGTTGAAAAGTTGTCCAAAAAAGTAGGAAACCCCTATTTTCAAGGGTCTAAGGGTGTATAAACCGTTGCATATGCTGCATGCATCTGGTATCGACTAACAAGTTTGGGCTTATATCTCAAATAACAGTAATAATTTTTGTAGCTAGAGTGTGTGCGCTTTGGCGAAATTTATTGCAACCCCAGAGAGGAGGACGTGGCCGTGACCAAGGCGGAACTCGTAGAACGAATTGCTGAGAAAGCAAATCTTACTAAAGCAAATGCTGAACGTTCTTTGAACGCATTTCTTGAATCAGTTCAGGAAGTTCTTGTAGCTGAAGGCAAGCTGACTTTGACAGGTTTTGGTACATTCGTTGTTGAAGAGCGTAAAGAACGCTTGGGACGCAACCCGCAGAGCGGTGAGCCAATTATCATTCCAGAAACTAAAGTAGTTAAATTCCGCCCGGGAAAACTGCTTAAAGAAGCTGTTAAGTAAGAGCAGGAGGCCTTTATGCTGCACGGTGAGACTCTGCATAGTGCGTTGCCTCAGGATATCCCTTGGTGGATGCCTGACCATTTTGTATTCTTCGGAGCATTCTACGCTGTTCTGTTCGTAATCCTTGGTGGATTGGGGTACGTAATTCTGAAGTCCGTTCTTCATGCTCGTCATGAGAAGGGGCACAGTCACTAATTTTGTTTGTTAAAAAAAGCCTACTGTTCGCAGTAGGCTTTTTTTTATTGTAAGATGTAAAAAAAAACTTGCAAAAAGTTTGATCAGGCTTTAAATTACGCTCTTGCCTTG comes from the Halodesulfovibrio marinisediminis DSM 17456 genome and includes:
- a CDS encoding HU family DNA-binding protein, which encodes MTKAELVERIAEKANLTKANAERSLNAFLESVQEVLVAEGKLTLTGFGTFVVEERKERLGRNPQSGEPIIIPETKVVKFRPGKLLKEAVK
- the otsB gene encoding trehalose-phosphatase, translated to MIKLWTAEEQAGFGQKLAACRRAVLFFDYDGTLAPIVPDRDNALPFPGVREAFERLLAIKHCRTVLVSGRRVMEIQPLLQSRLPFEAWGSHGCERLRVNGQLDTISISDAAQEGLQLAAAKISGLLGEQAIERKPNCVAAHVSNINAELMPQYLMEIEELWEPVAEEFGLELLDFHEGMEMRVPGINKSRVVTSVLSEEPKDAVTAYLGDDITDEDAFRVLDEQSHTILIGREKRPSAAQWLLPMQPDGRHIIDFLHATASALL
- a CDS encoding alpha,alpha-trehalose-phosphate synthase (UDP-forming), which produces MPNGLEDDQGLIVVSNRLPVSLECSGGTCHSSPVSGGLVTALSPVLRENNGTWIGWAGAPDVEGVESALRLFSEETGYNLLQVGLTAEQIQDFYFGFTNQILWPLFHASQFECNFNPDYWRTYLDVNALFAFRTIESGEADDYIWVHDYHLMHVAKYMREAGDCRRTGFFLHIPFPSVDCFKRLPWRTELLQALLEYDQIGFQTLHDRRNFLQAISSLVPNVRVFGRGQVVYATVGSRTVKVGTFPISIDYKKFNETARSSVVRKHSQQVHKALPYPKIILGVDRLDYTKGIPKRLMAMHRLLTMYPELQGNVSLLQVVVPSRATIPMYARLKKEIECMVGQINGEFSVPGYVPIHYQYRNLTFDELLAYYRASSVALVTPLRDGMNLVAKEYCAANVERNGVLVLSEFAGAAAQLRNGAILVNPFDVEGVASAIHQAYTMDKKERLKRMDRMRESIRKNDIYKWVDSFFASALAK
- the rsmA gene encoding 16S rRNA (adenine(1518)-N(6)/adenine(1519)-N(6))-dimethyltransferase RsmA codes for the protein MALDIKQGPRAKKSLGQNFLQDKNTANRIVDALHIEPEDYVIEIGPGPGALTHLIHERKPAWFTILEKDNHWAHEHKRQPPAGDPELQVVLTDALLFPWENLTSEKPWKVIGNLPYNVASPLMWDILSKASGLQRAVFMIQKEVGDRIIAAPSSKQYGALSVWLQSFCKPRREFIVPPGVFIPRPKVDSAVLSFVPTPAEERDFDPNALSWLLKVTFQQRRKQLQKILKGCVASGAEEALEKAGVQGTARPETLTTRQFQVLADALKSCPKK
- a CDS encoding DUF2062 domain-containing protein, with product MRFWDSFKRAIRYNYLRVMRLKVSIHSVALGMAVGVFTGCLPVLPFQTVVALTLAFILRCSKVAAAAGTWVSNPLNWVPFYTACFIIGNWLIPIDVTFDPHHMELKELVEQGWGIVVVMMTGGLVMAIPCSVLSYFITFRAVTRFRKRRMIRLINQYKRRHGEQSTHDKTLDS